GCGGCGCGCTCCAGAACTTTCATCCCCACCGAAGCGTAGGCTCCGGTGTCACCGACAATTTCAGCAATCATTCCGGTGAGCTTGCCGTTTTTGTCACACGCGACAGCGTAATCGAGGCGCATGGGGTGGCGTTTGGGATGCATGATCAGAGATTCTTCGCGAGTGAGAGAGACCCGTACCGGCTTTTTCAGGAGATAGGCATAAAGGGCCGCGTGTCCTTGAACGGAAAGATCCTCTTTTCCGCCAAAAGCCCCGCCGGTTGCCACCTGGACTACGCGCACCCGCTTCTCCGGCAGACCCAGAATCATGGCGATCTGCCTGCGGTCTTCGTAGGCGCCTTGCCCCTGGGAAAACACATGGATTCCGGCTTCACCGGCGGCCCTGCAAGGCCTCGCGAGAGCGCATTCGGTCTCCATGTAGGCGTGTTCCACACGCTGGGTGTAATAGCTTCCCTTAGCAAGATAAGCTGCATTCGCGATTGCCTGATTCGGATCCCCGCGTTTCAAACTGGTCAATGATAAGACATTGCCGCTCTGATGAATGAGGGGCGCATCTGGCTTGAGTGCCTCATCCACGGTGGTAACCGGCGCCAGAATCTCATATTTGACTCTTATCTTCCTGGCCGCCCGGCGGGCGATCTCGTCCGCCTCAGCCACTACTCCCGCTATGACATCTCCGAGGTAACGGGTTTCTTCTCCGACCGCAACCATCACCGGCCAATCTTCAATTATGAGACCGATGAGCCGTCGGCCCGGGATGTCCGCTGCTGTAAATATCCTGATCACGCCGGGCGTCTTTTCCGCTGCAGCGGCATCGATTCTCAGGAGCCTGGCGCGTGGATGATCCGAGAATCTGAGAGCAGCAAAGAGCATCCCGTCTTCTTTCAGGTCTCCGACGAAAGGCCTTTTCCCCAGGACCGCCTGGTAGGCCTGATGCCTCGCCAGCCGGCTGCCTATCTTACCCGTAGCATTTTCTTCAGGGAGTGTTTCCTCGCCCCGCAGTACCCTCGCAGCATAGAGAATTGAATCTATGATTTTTTTATAGCCGGTACAGCGGCAGAGATTGCGCTGAAGGGCCTTCTTGATCTGACCGCGTGTGGGATCCGGATTGCTCAACAGCAGCGCCCGCGCAGCCATCACCATGCCCGGAGTGCAAAACCCGCATTGGACTCCCCCTTTTAATACAAAGGCTCGGGCGAAGATATCCTGGATTTTTTCTTCTAACCCGTCGGGGGTGATTACGGTCTTGCCTTGCACCTGCTTCATCGAGGTCGTACAGGAGAGTGTGGCTTTCCCGTCCATAATGACCGTGCATCCCCCGCATGCCCCTTGTCCTGAACACCCGACCTTGCAGGAGGTGATTCCCGCTCTTTCTCGAAGATAGTATGAGAGCGTCAGATCGGTATCACCCTCGAAAGTCCTCTTTTCGCCGTTGAGTATGAATTCCACTGTGTGATTTCCTCCAGCTTCGGCACCGCAGGTGCACGCTCATAAACGCGGATCCTAACCCGAACTATTCGTGAAGCAGAACCAAACGCCGGTGAAAAGGCAACAAAATTGGACGCGGATAAGCGCTGGCGCCTGCGGCGCGGCAAAAGTTCCTGCACGCCGACTAAGACCGAACGGTCGGCGTCTGTCGGCGTTTTTCCGCGTCCGAAATTTTCTCTTGATCGCATATTCATGAATAATCCGGGCGAATCTGCGTGAATCGCGCTCATCTGATGTTCCGCTTTCAGGAACGGAATCAGATGGGTCGGGCCATCTCGCAGTACAGGTGGGGAAATGCCGCGTAAAAAGCTGCGGCCGTGACCAGATGATCCACCGGCACCTGATCATCTACCGTGTGAGCGTATATTTCATTTGCGGGGCCGAATCCGATAGTAGGAATTCCCATCATTCCCATTGTGGCGACACCGTTGGTGGAAAAAGTCCATTTGCCGACTTCGGGTTCTTTTCCCAAAATCCGACGATAAGCTTCCATACTCGCTCTGCAGAGCAGATGATCTTCTTCCAGCACCCACGTGGGATAGTATTTTTCGGTCTCATAGACCAGACCAGTGTAACTCGGCACGTTGT
This genomic interval from Terriglobia bacterium contains the following:
- the xdh gene encoding selenium-dependent xanthine dehydrogenase codes for the protein MEFILNGEKRTFEGDTDLTLSYYLRERAGITSCKVGCSGQGACGGCTVIMDGKATLSCTTSMKQVQGKTVITPDGLEEKIQDIFARAFVLKGGVQCGFCTPGMVMAARALLLSNPDPTRGQIKKALQRNLCRCTGYKKIIDSILYAARVLRGEETLPEENATGKIGSRLARHQAYQAVLGKRPFVGDLKEDGMLFAALRFSDHPRARLLRIDAAAAEKTPGVIRIFTAADIPGRRLIGLIIEDWPVMVAVGEETRYLGDVIAGVVAEADEIARRAARKIRVKYEILAPVTTVDEALKPDAPLIHQSGNVLSLTSLKRGDPNQAIANAAYLAKGSYYTQRVEHAYMETECALARPCRAAGEAGIHVFSQGQGAYEDRRQIAMILGLPEKRVRVVQVATGGAFGGKEDLSVQGHAALYAYLLKKPVRVSLTREESLIMHPKRHPMRLDYAVACDKNGKLTGMIAEIVGDTGAYASVGMKVLERAAGHAAGAYAVPNVLVRSRAVYTNNIPCGAMRGFGVPQATFAMESCVDDLCRQGGFDRWQFRYDNALADGKETVTGQILHGGVGLRETLMAVKDVFYQAPYAGIACAIKNTGIGNGVPDIGRAKIVVESGSKLIIYHGWTEMGQGVHTMAIQTVCERTGLDPSIIEVRVDTASETVCGMTTASRGTSLVGNSLIVATERLIADLRNCSLKDLAGKEYTGEWIYNRTSKIGEVKPDVGHETHYSYGYATQVVTLDEKGKIDKIYAAHDVGRIMNPTLFEGQIEGAVHMGLGYALTEDFPMKDGRPVSLKLGKCGVLRAPQMPEVIVIGVEAGDPHGPFGAKGVGEIGMAPTAASVANALHAFDGMRRYSLPLKRNPK